In Ochrobactrum vermis, the following proteins share a genomic window:
- a CDS encoding AAA family ATPase: protein MTNFAFEPEEEAQGPETGRAPIMLENVRPIPRISIQAFCVNESVAIPIERAGGDRRMAKTHLKVMMGGIAAAIEFYQTASTPNLIIVESASDPNVLLEELLQLSDACDPGSKVMVIGHSNEVWLYRELLRRGVSEYIVAPVALADILAIVSSIFLDPGAEPLGRSVAFIGAKGGVGASTIAHNVAWSISDLFRHDVVLADMDLPFGTANINFDQDPTLGIADAVFSPERIDEVYLDRLLVQYGDHLSILAAPSSLERTFDFGEDAFAELIDVAQRNSPLIVLDVAHGWTGWTRTTLMRADEVVIVATPDLANLRNTKNLLDTLAQLRPNDVKPHLVLNQMGMPKRPEIALADFSEPLGIDPIATIDFDPQLFGNAANNGRMIAETNPESPAAEAISHIAHVVTGRADVQPRKKIGISSLLGKFARKTR, encoded by the coding sequence ATGACCAATTTCGCGTTCGAACCGGAGGAAGAGGCGCAGGGCCCGGAGACAGGCCGCGCGCCGATCATGCTTGAGAATGTGCGCCCTATTCCGCGCATTTCAATTCAGGCGTTCTGCGTGAACGAAAGCGTCGCCATTCCGATCGAACGTGCAGGCGGCGACCGGCGCATGGCAAAAACCCACCTCAAGGTCATGATGGGCGGCATTGCGGCTGCAATCGAGTTTTATCAGACCGCGTCCACACCCAATCTGATTATCGTCGAATCGGCTTCCGATCCCAATGTGCTGCTCGAAGAACTACTGCAATTGTCGGATGCCTGTGATCCCGGCTCGAAAGTCATGGTCATCGGTCATTCCAACGAGGTCTGGCTTTATCGTGAACTGCTGCGCCGGGGCGTTTCGGAATACATCGTAGCGCCGGTCGCGCTTGCAGACATTCTGGCCATCGTTTCCTCGATATTTCTCGATCCCGGCGCTGAGCCGCTGGGCCGCTCCGTCGCCTTTATCGGCGCGAAAGGCGGTGTCGGTGCCTCAACCATCGCACACAATGTCGCCTGGTCGATTTCGGATCTGTTCCGGCACGATGTCGTGCTGGCGGATATGGATCTGCCTTTCGGCACGGCGAATATCAATTTCGATCAGGATCCGACGCTTGGCATCGCCGACGCTGTCTTCTCGCCGGAACGGATTGACGAGGTCTATCTCGACCGGCTGCTGGTGCAGTACGGCGACCATCTGTCGATCCTCGCTGCCCCTTCCAGCCTGGAGCGCACGTTCGATTTCGGCGAAGATGCCTTTGCCGAACTGATCGATGTTGCCCAGCGCAATTCTCCGCTGATCGTGCTGGACGTGGCGCATGGCTGGACCGGTTGGACCCGCACCACTTTGATGCGCGCCGACGAGGTCGTGATTGTCGCAACGCCCGATCTCGCCAATCTCCGCAACACGAAGAACCTTCTCGACACGCTGGCACAATTGCGCCCGAACGATGTGAAGCCGCATCTCGTCCTGAATCAGATGGGTATGCCCAAACGGCCGGAAATCGCGCTCGCCGATTTTTCAGAGCCGCTCGGCATCGATCCCATCGCAACCATCGACTTCGATCCGCAGCTTTTCGGCAATGCAGCCAATAATGGCCGGATGATCGCTGAAACCAATCCGGAAAGC
- a CDS encoding CpaD family pilus assembly protein translates to MTYSVRGFCRISARPALVALSLALLAGCANRQHVTVGALPDDYRTNHPITIAEREQVTDIPVAQADQKLSPMQRGIIQGAIANYRRSGSGMLYVLVPSGASNQAAAYRLSTEVSTVLRHGGIKANNIAIENYPVESPDAAAPIRISYYAMTAGTTPCGRWPDDLASTPENKHYANFGCASQNNLAAQIANPADLLGPRAMSPIDSDRTTERLNGDQGYVKMSPAQTQNWREPRSQQAEY, encoded by the coding sequence ATGACATATTCAGTCAGAGGCTTTTGCAGGATTTCCGCCCGACCAGCGCTTGTTGCCCTGTCGCTGGCCCTTCTCGCAGGCTGCGCAAATCGCCAGCACGTCACCGTCGGTGCCCTGCCGGACGATTATCGCACCAACCATCCGATCACGATTGCCGAGCGGGAGCAGGTCACCGATATTCCGGTCGCGCAGGCCGACCAGAAGCTCAGCCCCATGCAGCGTGGCATCATTCAGGGCGCCATCGCCAACTATCGGCGCAGCGGATCCGGCATGCTCTATGTTCTGGTGCCTTCAGGTGCATCCAATCAGGCTGCTGCCTACCGGCTGAGCACCGAGGTGTCCACGGTGCTGCGGCACGGCGGCATCAAGGCAAACAATATTGCCATCGAGAATTATCCGGTCGAAAGCCCGGATGCGGCGGCACCCATCCGCATCAGCTATTATGCGATGACGGCGGGCACGACACCGTGCGGACGCTGGCCGGACGATCTGGCCAGCACGCCTGAAAACAAGCACTACGCCAATTTCGGCTGCGCCTCGCAGAACAATCTCGCCGCACAGATTGCCAATCCGGCCGATCTTCTTGGGCCGCGTGCCATGTCGCCTATCGATTCGGATCGCACGACGGAACGTCTCAACGGCGATCAGGGCTATGTGAAAATGTCACCGGCACAGACGCAAAACTGGCGCGAACCCCGCAGCCAGCAGGCCGAGTATTAA